One stretch of Pomacea canaliculata isolate SZHN2017 linkage group LG1, ASM307304v1, whole genome shotgun sequence DNA includes these proteins:
- the LOC112565915 gene encoding folliculin-interacting protein 1-like isoform X2 — MAVLQRLFQNRKNAKQYSGIYCSQESPNHLCSTPKLDKEKIRLLVIGDTEKGRIPYFDSNAILRLDDKGVEQPNKPLKSACKLVLGNKQLKDSSGCSPSKNGVTYQFHRLGNDVKVLEEMMFGTVGTAYKGSTLKIHHMRSSSQLMVTKVFYPQKPKADSSCVGDVDSDSSGFSSSYAEQLGSGDFLATSQRRIKNHVTSIPVDVPQVRKTLADSMDEDTALGSLTSSGSFQSMFPSPSNSSASSYNSLHRRWMRSQITSLQSQARRWNSQETLNSPESSQLPKKKQCKLAVGIVFLMTDEKDEEHRLFQSFFFSHMALIEGHVEQLRSAVERGFFSGRNLVPILFEALDRFKDALHDLYMAPRLQKPVWLSMMSLGSYRYALCDQFVHEFMALATKYDNKSYKFFVSTLISAVLTYHLAWVATVTPGDGAPSKTYLDKHSAKWVDTLAKTHPYNPLWAQLGDLYGAIGQPPKVARTVVVGRKADVVNKFLYVLSYFIRCSDVREVPYSQSLSALLEEQNWEHSSIPSKEDSASTVNMLECNQTVSLEAELHTTQSHSEILDPSSSSIHLSSCLCPSCSDFSSENCGSERTSDVGHDEITKTRVNKETMNGCVLASSQHDLAFSERMGLSELNPLLVSLENGSDKIEKGVVCILSTVQPKEQIKKENVQHVRRSAESERVLVSTGTALPEPESKPDSSTKRPMSLLAQQLEQKKRDEARSKFLAEGSNSMFEEYFEEGIEVKVIDDICEQHRLVSHPLATMAPADIGTAAFCTGDIAAGQQKILMPSRQNSVEWKPLVSGPSTFNPGRCRSVRPAELNRRRHLSSTSSLDLETFDPLEHCQEIPMLSVELQGDQSSVEAFDKNFGRSLLAGFSDHYMSDFVLHGTSDTSFRPKLMQDLQASLQHSVLDEPVAESVCIIADTDSWTVEVASSRLFDINPLGVVPWTASQLVMSLTESMLDLNHLKMSSEFCIMHLEDRMQELYFKSLMLAEYIKGMGRYNLHHLNTVLGFDASDIPLLLAIAGTHTPNLALGI, encoded by the exons ATGGCTGTTCTTCAGAGATTATTTCAAAATAGAAAGAACGCTAAGCAATACAGTGGAATCTACTGTAGTCAAGAATCACCAAACCACCT atgttcTACTCCAAAGTTAGACAAAGAGAAGATTCGATTGCTGGTCATAGGAGACACAGAGAAAGGGCGAATTCCCTACTTTGACTCTAATGCCATCCTCAGACTTGATGACAAGGGGGTGGAGCAG CCAAACAAGCCTCTGAAATCAGCATGTAAGCTTGTTCTAGGCAATAAACAGCTAAAAGATTCATCTGGATGTTCACCATCAAAAAATGGAGTCACGTATCAG TTTCATCGCTTGGGAAATGATGTCAAGGTATTGGAGGAGATGATGTTTGGCACTGTTGGTACGGCATATAAGGGATCTACGTTAAAAATTCACCATATGAG gtcATCGTCTCAACTTATGGTGACAAAAGTGTTTTATCCTCAAAAGCCTAAGGCTGATTCATCATG tgttGGAGATGTAGATTCAGATTCAAGTGGCTTCTCTAGTTCCTATGCAGAACAGTTGGGTTCTGGAGATTTCCTAGCTACGTCTCAACGTAGAATCAAAAATCATG TCACCAGCATCCCTGTGGATGTTCCTCAGGTCCGAAAAACCCTTGCTGATAGCATGGATGAAGACACTGCATTGGGCTCCT tGACCTCAAGTGGCAGTTTTCAGTCCATGTTTCCCTCTCCTAGTAACAGTAGTGCCAGCAGCTATAACAGTTTGCATCGGCGATGGATGCGCTCCCAGATAACATCCTTACAGAGCCAGGCACGCCGGTGGAACTCACAAGAAACCCTCAATAGCCCTGAA AGTTCACAACTTCCAAAGAAAAAGCAGTGCAAGCTTGCTGTAGGGATTGTCTTTCTCATGACtgatgaaaaagatgaagaacacag ACTGTTTCAgagctttttcttttcccacATGGCCCTGATTGAGGGACATGTTGAGCAACTGCGCAGTGCCGTTGAAAGGGGTTTCTTCAGCGGTCGTAACCTGGTTCCTATTCTTTTTGAA GCTTTGGACAGGTTTAAGGATGCTTTGCATGACCTGTACATGGCCCCCCGCCTGCAGAAACCAGTGTGGCTTAGCATGATGTCACTTGGCAGCTACCGTTATGCACTTTGTGATCAGTTTGTTCACGAGTTCATGGCACTGGCCACCAAGTATGACAACAAATCTTACAAATT CTTTGTCAGCACATTGATATCTGCTGTCCTAACTTACCATTTGGCATGGGTAGCAACTGTTACACCAGGAGATGGTGCACCATCTAAGACCTATTTGGACAAACACTCAGCAAAATGG GTTGATACCCTGGCAAAGACTCACCCATACAATCCATTATGGGCCCAGCTAGG AGATTTATATGGTGCAATTGGGCAGCCACCAAAAGTTGCACGGACAGTAGTGGTTGGACGAAAGGCAGATGTTGTCAACAAATTTCTGTATGTGCTGAGCTACTTTATTCGCTGCAGTGATGTTCGTGAGGTCCCATACTCTCAGTCTCTGTCAGCCCTTCTTGAAGAGCAGAACTGGGAACACAGTTCAATCCCATCTAAAGAAGACTCGGCCAGTACTGTGAACATGCTGGAATGTAACCAGACTGTGTCATTAGAAGCAGAGCTTCACACAACACAATCCCACAGTGAGATATTGGACCCAAGTAGCAGTTCAATACACTTATCCTCATGTCTTTGTCCATCTTGTAGTGATTTCAGTAGTGAAAACTGTGGCAGTGAGAGGACTTCAGATGTCGGGCatgatgaaatcacaaaaaCCAGAGTGAATAAGGAAACTATGAATGGCTGTGTTCTTGCTTCATCTCAGCATGACTTAGCCTTTTCAGAGCGTATGGGACTGAGTGAACTGAATCCTCTCCTGGTCTCATTAGAGAATGGCAGTGACAAAATTGAGAAGGGTGTCGTTTGCATCCTATCTACTGTGCAGCCTAAGGagcagataaagaaagaaaatgttcagcATGTCCGCAGATCTGCTGAAAGTGAGCGTGTCCTTGTCTCAACAGGAACTGCTCTGCCTGAGCCAGAAAGCAAACCAGACTCAAGCACTAAACGGCCAATGTCACTGTTAGCTCAGCAGCTAGAGCAAAAAAAGCGGGATGAAGCCCGAAGTAAATTTCTGGCAGAAGGAAGCAACAGCATGtttgaagaatattttgaaGAGGGCATAGAGGTCAAGGTTATCGATGACATTTGTGAGCAGCATCGGTTGGTGTCACATCCTTTAGCTACCATGGCTCCTGCTGACATTGGAACGGCTGCATTTTGTACTGGGGACATTGCTGCGGGTCAGCAGAAAATCTTAATGCCATCCAGGCAAAACAGTGTGGAATGGAAGCCTTTGGTGTCAGGACCAAGCACATTCAATCCAGGAAGGTGCAG GTCAGTAAGGCCAGCAGAGCTAAATCGACGCAGACATCTGTCTTCAACTAGCAGTTTAGACCTGGAGACTTTTGACCCACTTGAACACTGCCAGGAAATTCCCATGCTGAG TGTTGAGTTACAAGGAGATCAATCCAGCGTTGAGGCATTTGACAAAAACTTTGGGCGTTCTCTTCTCGCTGGCTTTAGTGATCACTATATGTCAGACTTTGTTTTGCATGGCACTTCTGATACCTCTTTTCGACCCAAGCTAATGCAGGACCTCCAGGCCTCTTTGCAG catTCTGTTCTAGATGAGCCAGTGGCAGAATCTGTCTGCATCATTGCTGATACAGACAGTTG GACTGTGGAAGTTGCCAGTAGTCGGCTTTTTGATATTAATCCTTTGGGCGTTGTACCCTGGACTGCCTCGCAGCTTGTCATGAGCCTCACTGAGTCTATGCTAGACCTGAATCACCTAAAGATGAGTTCAGAATTT tgCATCATGCATCTTGAGGACAGAATGCAAGAGCTATATTTCAAGAGCTTAATGCTTGCTGAGTACATTAAGGGCATGGGCCGCTACAATTTGCACCATCTCAATACTGTGCTTGG GTTTGATGCCAGTGACATTCCCCTGCTGCTGGCCATTGCAGGAACACATACACCAAACCTAGCCCTTGGTATTTGA
- the LOC112565915 gene encoding folliculin-interacting protein 1-like isoform X1, whose protein sequence is MTGVFLKPTMGFLTLADNNNNISRLSKKTYEKPLKQVQCSTPKLDKEKIRLLVIGDTEKGRIPYFDSNAILRLDDKGVEQPNKPLKSACKLVLGNKQLKDSSGCSPSKNGVTYQFHRLGNDVKVLEEMMFGTVGTAYKGSTLKIHHMRSSSQLMVTKVFYPQKPKADSSCVGDVDSDSSGFSSSYAEQLGSGDFLATSQRRIKNHVTSIPVDVPQVRKTLADSMDEDTALGSLTSSGSFQSMFPSPSNSSASSYNSLHRRWMRSQITSLQSQARRWNSQETLNSPESSQLPKKKQCKLAVGIVFLMTDEKDEEHRLFQSFFFSHMALIEGHVEQLRSAVERGFFSGRNLVPILFEALDRFKDALHDLYMAPRLQKPVWLSMMSLGSYRYALCDQFVHEFMALATKYDNKSYKFFVSTLISAVLTYHLAWVATVTPGDGAPSKTYLDKHSAKWVDTLAKTHPYNPLWAQLGDLYGAIGQPPKVARTVVVGRKADVVNKFLYVLSYFIRCSDVREVPYSQSLSALLEEQNWEHSSIPSKEDSASTVNMLECNQTVSLEAELHTTQSHSEILDPSSSSIHLSSCLCPSCSDFSSENCGSERTSDVGHDEITKTRVNKETMNGCVLASSQHDLAFSERMGLSELNPLLVSLENGSDKIEKGVVCILSTVQPKEQIKKENVQHVRRSAESERVLVSTGTALPEPESKPDSSTKRPMSLLAQQLEQKKRDEARSKFLAEGSNSMFEEYFEEGIEVKVIDDICEQHRLVSHPLATMAPADIGTAAFCTGDIAAGQQKILMPSRQNSVEWKPLVSGPSTFNPGRCRSVRPAELNRRRHLSSTSSLDLETFDPLEHCQEIPMLSVELQGDQSSVEAFDKNFGRSLLAGFSDHYMSDFVLHGTSDTSFRPKLMQDLQASLQHSVLDEPVAESVCIIADTDSWTVEVASSRLFDINPLGVVPWTASQLVMSLTESMLDLNHLKMSSEFCIMHLEDRMQELYFKSLMLAEYIKGMGRYNLHHLNTVLGFDASDIPLLLAIAGTHTPNLALGI, encoded by the exons ATGACAGGAGTCTTCCTGAAGCCTACGATGGGATTTTTAACACttgcagacaacaacaacaatatttcCAGGCTAAGCAAAAAGACTTACGAGAAACCCTTAAAACAAGTTCA atgttcTACTCCAAAGTTAGACAAAGAGAAGATTCGATTGCTGGTCATAGGAGACACAGAGAAAGGGCGAATTCCCTACTTTGACTCTAATGCCATCCTCAGACTTGATGACAAGGGGGTGGAGCAG CCAAACAAGCCTCTGAAATCAGCATGTAAGCTTGTTCTAGGCAATAAACAGCTAAAAGATTCATCTGGATGTTCACCATCAAAAAATGGAGTCACGTATCAG TTTCATCGCTTGGGAAATGATGTCAAGGTATTGGAGGAGATGATGTTTGGCACTGTTGGTACGGCATATAAGGGATCTACGTTAAAAATTCACCATATGAG gtcATCGTCTCAACTTATGGTGACAAAAGTGTTTTATCCTCAAAAGCCTAAGGCTGATTCATCATG tgttGGAGATGTAGATTCAGATTCAAGTGGCTTCTCTAGTTCCTATGCAGAACAGTTGGGTTCTGGAGATTTCCTAGCTACGTCTCAACGTAGAATCAAAAATCATG TCACCAGCATCCCTGTGGATGTTCCTCAGGTCCGAAAAACCCTTGCTGATAGCATGGATGAAGACACTGCATTGGGCTCCT tGACCTCAAGTGGCAGTTTTCAGTCCATGTTTCCCTCTCCTAGTAACAGTAGTGCCAGCAGCTATAACAGTTTGCATCGGCGATGGATGCGCTCCCAGATAACATCCTTACAGAGCCAGGCACGCCGGTGGAACTCACAAGAAACCCTCAATAGCCCTGAA AGTTCACAACTTCCAAAGAAAAAGCAGTGCAAGCTTGCTGTAGGGATTGTCTTTCTCATGACtgatgaaaaagatgaagaacacag ACTGTTTCAgagctttttcttttcccacATGGCCCTGATTGAGGGACATGTTGAGCAACTGCGCAGTGCCGTTGAAAGGGGTTTCTTCAGCGGTCGTAACCTGGTTCCTATTCTTTTTGAA GCTTTGGACAGGTTTAAGGATGCTTTGCATGACCTGTACATGGCCCCCCGCCTGCAGAAACCAGTGTGGCTTAGCATGATGTCACTTGGCAGCTACCGTTATGCACTTTGTGATCAGTTTGTTCACGAGTTCATGGCACTGGCCACCAAGTATGACAACAAATCTTACAAATT CTTTGTCAGCACATTGATATCTGCTGTCCTAACTTACCATTTGGCATGGGTAGCAACTGTTACACCAGGAGATGGTGCACCATCTAAGACCTATTTGGACAAACACTCAGCAAAATGG GTTGATACCCTGGCAAAGACTCACCCATACAATCCATTATGGGCCCAGCTAGG AGATTTATATGGTGCAATTGGGCAGCCACCAAAAGTTGCACGGACAGTAGTGGTTGGACGAAAGGCAGATGTTGTCAACAAATTTCTGTATGTGCTGAGCTACTTTATTCGCTGCAGTGATGTTCGTGAGGTCCCATACTCTCAGTCTCTGTCAGCCCTTCTTGAAGAGCAGAACTGGGAACACAGTTCAATCCCATCTAAAGAAGACTCGGCCAGTACTGTGAACATGCTGGAATGTAACCAGACTGTGTCATTAGAAGCAGAGCTTCACACAACACAATCCCACAGTGAGATATTGGACCCAAGTAGCAGTTCAATACACTTATCCTCATGTCTTTGTCCATCTTGTAGTGATTTCAGTAGTGAAAACTGTGGCAGTGAGAGGACTTCAGATGTCGGGCatgatgaaatcacaaaaaCCAGAGTGAATAAGGAAACTATGAATGGCTGTGTTCTTGCTTCATCTCAGCATGACTTAGCCTTTTCAGAGCGTATGGGACTGAGTGAACTGAATCCTCTCCTGGTCTCATTAGAGAATGGCAGTGACAAAATTGAGAAGGGTGTCGTTTGCATCCTATCTACTGTGCAGCCTAAGGagcagataaagaaagaaaatgttcagcATGTCCGCAGATCTGCTGAAAGTGAGCGTGTCCTTGTCTCAACAGGAACTGCTCTGCCTGAGCCAGAAAGCAAACCAGACTCAAGCACTAAACGGCCAATGTCACTGTTAGCTCAGCAGCTAGAGCAAAAAAAGCGGGATGAAGCCCGAAGTAAATTTCTGGCAGAAGGAAGCAACAGCATGtttgaagaatattttgaaGAGGGCATAGAGGTCAAGGTTATCGATGACATTTGTGAGCAGCATCGGTTGGTGTCACATCCTTTAGCTACCATGGCTCCTGCTGACATTGGAACGGCTGCATTTTGTACTGGGGACATTGCTGCGGGTCAGCAGAAAATCTTAATGCCATCCAGGCAAAACAGTGTGGAATGGAAGCCTTTGGTGTCAGGACCAAGCACATTCAATCCAGGAAGGTGCAG GTCAGTAAGGCCAGCAGAGCTAAATCGACGCAGACATCTGTCTTCAACTAGCAGTTTAGACCTGGAGACTTTTGACCCACTTGAACACTGCCAGGAAATTCCCATGCTGAG TGTTGAGTTACAAGGAGATCAATCCAGCGTTGAGGCATTTGACAAAAACTTTGGGCGTTCTCTTCTCGCTGGCTTTAGTGATCACTATATGTCAGACTTTGTTTTGCATGGCACTTCTGATACCTCTTTTCGACCCAAGCTAATGCAGGACCTCCAGGCCTCTTTGCAG catTCTGTTCTAGATGAGCCAGTGGCAGAATCTGTCTGCATCATTGCTGATACAGACAGTTG GACTGTGGAAGTTGCCAGTAGTCGGCTTTTTGATATTAATCCTTTGGGCGTTGTACCCTGGACTGCCTCGCAGCTTGTCATGAGCCTCACTGAGTCTATGCTAGACCTGAATCACCTAAAGATGAGTTCAGAATTT tgCATCATGCATCTTGAGGACAGAATGCAAGAGCTATATTTCAAGAGCTTAATGCTTGCTGAGTACATTAAGGGCATGGGCCGCTACAATTTGCACCATCTCAATACTGTGCTTGG GTTTGATGCCAGTGACATTCCCCTGCTGCTGGCCATTGCAGGAACACATACACCAAACCTAGCCCTTGGTATTTGA